The DNA window CATGGAGGAACACCGTTACGAGGAGCATTTCGGTGGTGTCTTCATTCAGGCCGAAACGGCGGAGCAGACGAGGCGGGTCGTGCGTCGGGCCCTGGACCGCTCACCGTCCTGGATATGGCTGGCGGAACGGGGCGGTCGCCTGGTGGGGCTCATCTGGGTCTCACCGCCGGAGCGTGCGCGATGGGCCGCACCCCTGGTCGACCCCGCTCCGGTGGCCTATATCGGTTATGGCGTGGTCGCTGCTGAGGAGCGCGGCCGCGGGATCGGTACCGCCCTGGTGAGCCAGGCACACCAGGCGCTGGACGCCCACGGGATCGCGGTGACCCTGGCCAACCACGCCGTCACCAACCCGCTTTCCGGCCCGTTCTGGCACCGGATGGGGTACCGGCCCCTCTGGACAACCTGGGAGGTTCGTCCCGCCCTGGCGCTGCGGTGAGGTCGGACGCGCTGTTCGTCCCGTAAGGGGCAGCGGTCCCCCCCGGAGGAGTCCGCAGCGGAGTACCGCGGGGCGGGCGATTAGGGTGACAGCGGGTCCGCCGTTGGGTGGTGCGGACCGGAGCCGACGCGCGAAGGACGGAACGGGGTGGACGCCGTGGTAAGGGAACGTGCGGACGTGGACATCGTCGAGGTCGGTCCGCGGGATGGGCTGCAGAACGAGGACACGCTGCTGAGCGTGGCGCAGAAGGTGGAGCTCATCGAGCGTGCTGTGGCCGCGGGAGCGCGCAGGATCGAAGCGGTGAGTTTCGTCAACCCCCGCCTGGTTCCCCAGATGGCGGGGGCCGAGGAGGTCATGGCCGGTGTGCCTCGCGACGTGGGCGCCTCCTACATCGGTCTGGTACTCAACCGGAAGGGGCTGGAGCGGGCGTTGGCCGCGGGAGTGGACGAGATCAACGTCGTGATTCCGGCCAGCGACGAGTTCTGCCAGCGTAACCAGGGGTGCTCCGTTGCGGACATGCTGTCCGTCTACGAGGGGATCGCCGCGGACACGGTGGGGACGGGCATTACCGTCAGCGTGACCGTCTCGACCGCGTTCGGCTGCCCGTTCGAGGGGGACATCCCGCCCGAACGGGTGGTTGACATCGCCCGTCGAGCGGCGGAGGCGGGGGCCGATGAGATCGCCTTGGCGGACACCATCGGTGTCGGTGTTCCCCGTCAGGTCGCAGACCTGGTGCCCAGGGTGCGTTCCGTAGCGCCAGCCGCCACCCTACGGTGCCATTTCCACAACACGCGTAACACTGGTTACGCCAACGCACTCGCCGCCCACGAGTACGGCGTCACCGTACTCGACGCCAGTGTGGGGGGGTTCGGCGGCTGCCCGTTCGCTCCCGCGGCCACGGGGAACATCGCCACCGAGGACCTGGCGTACATGCTGCGTCGCAGCGGAGCCCGCACCGGGGCCGATGTTGGGGAACTCGCCCGTACCGGGGAATGGTTGGGAGCGGCGCTGGGTATGCAGCCGCCGGCGTTGTTGGGCCGGGCGGGGGACTTTCCCACCTGATCACCTTTCCGGTGGGCGCAGGCGTACCTGTCCGGAAAAACCACGAACACCCCCTGGGCAGTGTTATCCTGGTGGCCCGTGGCGTCCGAGGTAGCGGCCGGATGCGGCAGCGCTCCGCCGCCGGACACCGCACGGCCGTCCAAACCGTAGTGGGCGAGCCGTAGCCATTCGACCACGGGAGCAGCACTTTGGCATCCGCCGCGAGCACCAAGCATCTCTTCGTTACTGGCGGCGTCGTCTCCAGTCTCGGTAAAGGTCTGACCGCCTCCAGTCTCGGGCGGTTGCTGAAATCACGGGGTCTGAGCGTGACCATGCAGAAACTCGACCCTTACCTCAACGTCGATCCCGGGACGATGAACCCCTTCCAGCACGGTGAAGTGTTCATCACTGAGGACGGGGCCGAAACGGACCTGGACATCGGCCACTACGAACGGTTCTTGGACACCGAGCTCTCGGCTTCGGCCAACGTCACCACCGGCCAGATCTACTCCAGCGTCATAGCCAAGGAGCGCCAGGGCGCTTACTTGGGGGATACCGTTCAGGTCATCCCGCACATCACCAACGAGATCAAGTCGCGTATCTACGCGATGGAAACGGCCGACGTCGATGTCGTCATCACCGAGATCGGCGGCACCGTGGGTGACATCGAGTCGCAACCGTTCCTCGAGGCGGTGCGCCAGATCCGTCACGAGATCGGCAGGGACAACTGCTTTTTCCTGCACGTCTCCCTGCTGCCGTTCCTCGGTCCCTCCGGGGAGCTCAAGACGAAGCCCACCCAACACTCCGTCGCCGCTCTGCGCAGTATCGGCATCCAACCGGACGCGATCGTGTGCCGGACCGACCGGGTCATCTCGCAGAGCATGAAGGACAAGATCAGCCTGATGTGCGATGTGGAGGAAGCCGGCGTGGTGTCGATGCCGGATGCTCCCTCCATCTACGACATCCCCAAGATGGTGCACCGTGAGGGACTGGACGCGTTCGTCGTCCGGCGACTGGGGATGGCCTTCCGGGACGTGGACTGGTCCGAGTGGGACGGGCTGCTCCGCCGGGTCCACCAGCCGGAACACGAGGTCACGATCGCTTTGGTCGGGAAGTACGTGGACCTGCCCGACGCCTACCTGTCGGTCTCCGAAGCACTGCGCGCGGGCGGTTTCGAGAGGTCCGCCCGTATCAACATCCGGTGGGTGGCGAGTGACGACTGCGCGACGGAGGCGAGCGCTGCGCGTGAGCTCTCCGGCGCCGACGGCGTCCTCATACCCGGTGGCTTCGGTGTGCGCGGTATCGAGGGCAAACTCGGTGCGATCCGGTTCGCTCGGGAGAACCGGATCCCGCTGCTGGGAATCTGCCTGGGACTGCAGTGCGCGGTGATCGAGTACGCTCGCCACGTTGTCGGGTTGGCTGACGCCAACAGCGCGGAGTTCGACGACAAGGCACACGATCAGGTCATCGCGACCATGGCGGACCAGATGGATGTCATGTCCGGCGACCGGGAGATGGGCGGGACAATGCGGCTGGGACGCTACGTCGCGGAACTGGCCGAGGGCTCCATCGTCCGCGAGGCCTACGGGCAGGCCGAGGCCGCCGAACGGCACCGGCACCGCTACGAGGTCAACAATTCCTACCGTGGGCAGCTCGAGGACAACGGTCTGGTCTGCTCCGGTGTGTCGCCCGACGGGACCCTGGTGGAGTACGTCGAACTGCCGCGGTCGCAACACCCGTTCTTCGTCGCGACACAGGCCCATCCGGAGCTGCGTTCGCGTCCCACCCGTGCCCACCCCCTGTTCGCCGGCCTGGTCTCCGCGGCGTTGGCGAACGCAGGGGTCGAGGCCGGCGCGTAGCCGCAGGTGACGTGTACGACTGGATAGGGGTATGCCGGCATGGGCGATGATCGGGAGCGGGTGGCCGACCACCGGGCACCGAAGGAGTCCGAGCGCAGCAGCACGGTTTTCCAGGGCGCCAAGACGGCGATGCGCGTCGACTGGCTGCGGATGCCGGGAACGGACGGCGAGGAGGTGGTGCCGCGTGAGTACATGGAGCACCCCGGAGCCTCGGCGGCGCTGGCGTTGGATACCGACAACCGGGTCCTGCTGCTGAACCAGTACCGGCACGCCACAGGGCACTGGCTGTGGGAGCTACCGGCCGGGGTGCGTGACCAGGAGGGCGAGCCGCCGGTCCGAACGGCCCAGCGTGAGTTGTCGGAGGAAGCCGGCTACCGCGCCGAGCACTGGCACCAGCTCGCCGACTTCTTCCCGTCCGCGGGGTTCTCCACCGAGCGTATCCACGTTTTCCTGGCTCGTGGTCTCACGGAACTCACGGAGGCCGAGATCGGTTTCGAACGTGTCCATGAGGAAGCGGACATGCCGATGGCATGGCTGCCCCTCGAAGAGGCCAGAACGGCCGTCCTGCAGGGCAGGCTGCGCAATGGTGCGACGGTCATCGGTATCCTCGCGGCCGCCGCGGCCGCCGGTGACGGGTTCGCCTCGTTGCTTCCCGCCACCGAGGAGGTTTTCGCGCAGTAATCCGCCCCTCGTGGGAACCGTCGCCGCGTCTCCGCCGCGCGGCGGCCCCACTGTGGCATCATCGCGGTGGGAGATCCGCGGGTGAGGTGGTGATGGCTACGAGCGAGAGCGGGACCCCGGCGGATGCGGAACCCGAGTCCCGCCTGACGGCGGAGGCACGCGGCTACCTGGACCACCTCGCGGTGGAACGCGGGCTCGCCGCCAACACGATGGAGTCCTACCGGCGCGATATCCGCCGGTATTTGGAGTTCCTGTCCGGGATGGGACGCGCGTCGCTCGCGGACGTGAGCGAGGCCGACGTCACCGCGTTCGTCCGTGAACTGCGGGAGGGCGACGCCACTCGGCCGGCGCTCGGAACCACGTCGACCAGCCGCGCCGTGGTCGCGGTACGGGGGTTGCACCGGTTCGCGTTCCGGGAGGGGATGGCGGCGCGGGACCCCGCGTGCGAGGTCCGACCTCCCGCCCCCTCCCAGCGCCTTCCCAAAGCGGTGCCGTTGGAGACGGTCGAGTCGCTGCTGACGGCGGCGGACGCGACTCCTTTCCCCCGCTCGTTACGGGACCGGGCCCTTCTGGAACTGCTCTACGGAACCGGGGCGCGGATCTCCGAAGCGACCGGGTTGGACGTGGACGATGTCGACGAGACGTACCAACCGGACGGCACCGGGGACGGGGAGGGCCGGATGGGTGTCATCCGTTTCCGCGGCAAGGGCGGACGGGAACGGATCGTTCCGATCGGGCGTTTTGCCCGGGAGGCCGTGGACGCCTATCTTGTTCGGGCGCGCCCGAAGCTGGCAGCGTCAGGTCGGGGTAGTTCGGCCCTGTTCCTCAACGCGCGGGGAGGAAGGCTCACGCGTCAGGGTGCGTGGACCGTGTTGCGCGCTGCCGCCGAACAAGCCGGAGTGAGCGGGGTTTCCCCACACACGCTGCGACACTCGTTCGCTACCCACCTGTTGGACGGCGGTGCCGACATCCGGGTGGTCCAGGAACTGCTCGGACACGCTTCGGTGACGACGACCCAGGTGTACACCCTGGTAACCATCGACCGGCTGCGGGAAGTCTATGCGGTGAGTCACCCGAGAGCGCACACACCCTGGTGACCGGCACTGTGGGGCGAACGTCCGGGCTCTTTCGGAGGCGACCGTGCGACGGGTGTCGCGTTGAACCACGTGCTACCGAAGTTCTAGAGTCGCCGCACAACGGCTGGTTGTTGTCGACAAATCGCGTTTTTCCGAAGGCCGGTCAGCCGGCATGCGCAACAAGCCTGGTCACGACCGGTCGATAGGGAGGTCAAGGGGCGTGAGCTGGTCGGAAAACGACGGTGCGCGCACGGCTGAGAATGCCGGTGCTACCCATAAGGAAACAGCGAATGGGCCGGCGAGCGACCCATGGGGGCAACCACGCGACACGGGGGCGACTCTGCATACGAACAAGGCGACACACGACGGCTTTCCGGAACCGGATCCCCTGGAAGAACACGGTCCAGCACGGATTGTAGCACTATGTAATCAGAAGGGTGGAGTCGGAAAGACCACCACTACTATCAATCTGGGAGCCGCGATAGCGGAGTACGGCAGACGTGTTCTGCTCGTCGACTTCGACCCCCAGGGTGCGCTGTCCGTGGGGCTGGGGCGCCTTGATCCGCGTGAGCTGGACCTGACCGTGTACAACCTGCTCATGCAACGCGATGTCACAGTCGAGGACGTCCTGATCAAGACGGACGTTGAGGGACTCGACCTGATTCCCAGCAACATCGACCTGTCGGCCGCCGAGGTGCAGCTCGTCGGGGAGGTGGCCCGGGAACAGATGCTGGCCCGGGCACTGCGGCCGGTCGCGGACTACTACGACGTCATCCTCATCGACTGCCAACCCTCGCTCGGACTTCTCACGGTCAACGCCCTGACCGCGTCCGACGGCGTCATGGTTCCCCTGGAGTGCGAGTTCTTCGCGCTGCGTGGCGTCGCCCTGCTGATGGACACGATCCAGAAAGTCCAGGAGCGGCTGAACGAGCGGCTGGTCATCGACGGTTTCCTCGGCACCATGTACGACCCACGGACGCTGCACGCCCGCGAGGTGCTGTCCACCATCATCGACGGTTTCGGCGAGAAGGTGTACGACACCGTCATCAACCGGACGGTCCGTTTCCCGGACGCTACTGTCGCGGGCGAGCCCATCACCCGGTTCGACACTTCCTCGACGGGTGCCAGCTCCTACCGGGAACTGGCACGGGAGGTGCTGGACCGCTGGCCGACCGTCCAGGGCAACACCAGGGCCTGAAACAGCCCGCGGGAAGTGGACGGTGGCTCCGGGCGCGTCCTCGGGGCGAGTGGACCGTTCGACGGCGTGCAACGGAACACGGGTGTCGCACCCTTGTCCTGTGGCTCCGGGTCAGGACGGCTGGCCGTGCGGCACACGCCTGCTTGGGGTAAGCGAAGCGTGCGGGTTTCCTGGTGCCCTTCCGGGCAGCCGTTGTCGCGACAGCCGGGTCACGTTCCGCTGCGGCCCTCCCCGCGGAAACGGGAACGGTTCCTCCGGCTTCCGCCGTGGGCGCGCACGGTTACACATCCGGCCCCGGTCGCCGTGAACGGGAGTATCGCGCGTCAGAACGGGCCGGATTCCGGTACGGTTTCGGCGCGGCCCGTCGTCCTTGCCCCCTCCGGCAGAGGGGAGGAGGCGCGACGCTGGTGCGTACCGGAAGGAACGACGAGGAAACGAAACAGCGGGCGGCGGAATGAGCCTCGAGGATGACACCCCGGAAGGCGCGGGTGGCTTCCAGGTGCACCTGGAGAATTTTGAGGGGCCGTTTGACCTGCTGCTCGGGCTGATATCCAAACACAAACTCGACATAACCGAGGTTTCTCTCTCGAAAGTCACTGACGAGTTCATCGCCTATATCACGGAATACGGCGAGCAGTGGGATCTCGACCAGGCCAGCCATTTCCTCGTGGTAGCGGCCACACTTCTGGACCTGAAAGCGGCGCGCCTGCTGCCGCGTGGTGAGATCGAGGACGAGGGCGACCTCGAACTGCTGGAAGCGCGGGACCTGTTGTTCGCCCGCTTGCTCCAGTACCGCGCCTACAAGCAGGTTTCCGCGTTGTTGTCCACCTACATGGCGACCCAGGGGCGCCGTTTCCCGCGTGTGGTCCCGCTGGAGCCGCAGTTCGCCGGCCTCCGGCCCGACGTGCTGATCAAGCTCGACCCGCAGGAGTTCGCTGCGCTGGCGGCACGTACGCTCACTCCCACGGAGCCGCCGGGAGTGTCGGTCTCGCACCTCTACCAACCGCACACGTCGGTACGGGAACAGGGGGCTGTTGTCGTTGACGCGCTGCGGAGGGGGGAGCGGCTCACGTTCACCGAACTCACCGCCGACTGCGCGGGTACCTTCGAGGTCGTGGCGAGGTTCCTCGCCCTGCTGGAACTGTTCCGTTCCGGAAACGTGGAGTTCGAACAGGCCGAACCGCTGGCAGAGCTGGTCGTGACGTGGACGGGAACGCGCGAGGGCGAGATCACCGTCGACGATGAGTACGAGCAGGCACAGCAGCAGAACGAGGTTGAGGAGAGTGCGTGAGTCCGCCAGGGGAAACAGCCACGCAGAGGGACGATGACCGTGTCGGGAACACCACCCTGCGGCGTGACGCGGAAGCGGTGCTGATGGTGGTGGACCAGCCGGTGACCGAGTACGACCTCGCCCGCGCGTTCGGGGTTTCGGTCGCGGCGGTCACCCGGACGCTTGTCGAGCTGTCGGAGGAGTACTCCGCCCAGGGGCGCGGGTTCGACCTGCGTCAGGTGGCGGAAGGATGGCGCATCTACACGCGCCCCGAATGCGCGGACGTTGTCGAGCGATTCCTCACCGAGGGCCATGAGGTGCGACTGAGTCAGGCGGCGCTGGAAACGATGGCCGTGGTGGCCTACCGGCAACCGGTCTCCCGCGGGCGGGTCTCAGCCGTTCGCGGTGTGAACTGTGACGGCGTTATGCGTACCCTCGTAGTACGGGGAATGATCGAAGAGGCAGGGCAGGATCCGGAATCGGGTGCTGCGCTCTATCGCACGACGAACTACTTCCTGGAGCGCCTCGGCCTGCGTAGCCTCGACGAGCTTCCCGACCTCGCACCTTTTCTGCCTGACGATATCGAAGGTATAGACGACACCGGTGAGCAGACCACGTAACAATCCCAACTCCCGCGGCGGACGCGATGACGGTCAGGGCGGGCCGCGCGGCGGCCAGAAGCGGCCGCCGCACCGCGACACCCGCGCATCGAACGAGCGCGCGCAACAACAGCGGGGGAACCCTTCCGGGAACAACGCGTCCCGTTCCTCCAGCGGCGGGCCGAAAGCACACGGTAACCGTGGAGGAAGCGGCGGCCGCGAGAGCGAGCTGTCGGTCGCCGCGCGCCAGCGCCTGGAAGCGCTGCGCTCCGAGCACGATCCCAGCGACGACGACAAACCCGACGCCGACCGGGATACCTACGTCGATGTTCCCGGCGGAATCCGGCTGCAGAAAGCCCTGGCGCAGGCCGGTGTGGCCAGTCGGCGCGCCAGTGAGGACATGATCGCGTCGGGGCGGGTGGCTGTCGACGGCCACACGGTCCGACGCTTCGGCGCCCGGGTCGACCCGCAGAGTTCCGAGATCCGGGTGGACGGGATGCTCGTGGCGACGGCCCCGGACCTGCTGTACTACGCACTCCACAAACCCCGCGGTGTCATCAGCACCATGTGGGATCCGCACGGCCGGCCAACTCTGGCGGACTACACGGAGAGCGAGGAGCGCCTGTTCCACGTCGGTCGGCTGGACACGGACACCGAGGGGCTGATCCTCCTGACCAACGACGGTGAGCTGACCAACCGCCTGACGCATCCCAGCTACGAGATCTCCAAGACCTACCTTGCCAAGGTTCCCGGTCCGGTGCCGAACCGTGTGGTGAAGCAGATCCGCAAGGGGGTCGAGCTGGACGACGGCTGGGTCAAGGTGGACTCCTTCCGGGCGCTCGACAACCTGGAACCCACGGCGCTGGTGGAAGTGCGGCTGCACGAGGGGCGGAAGCACATCGTCCGGCGGCTGCTCAAGGCTGTCGGTCATCCGGTTTCCGAACTGGCGCGTACGGAGATCGGTCCGATCGGGCTCAACGCCCTCAAACCCGGAACGTCGCGGGCGCTGACCGCGAAGGAGATCAGCGAACTCTACACTGCTGCTGGTATGTGAGCGGATACACCGACCGGGAAGGGGCAGGCGAGAAGTGGCAGTGCGGGCGATCCGTGGCGCGGTGCAGGTGGAACGGGACGAGCGGGAACTCGTGTTGGAGGCGACCACCGAGCTGGTGTCCGAAGTGCTCCGGCGCAACGAGCTCGACTCCGACGGCGTGATCAGTGTCCTTTTCACGGCCACGCCGGACCTCACCTCGGAGTTTCCCGCCCTCGCAGCGCGCAAACTGGGATTGACCGACGTCCCGTTGACATGCGCCGTCGAGATCGGGGTCCCGGGCTCGTTGCCGCGTGTGGTGCGGCTCATGGCCCATATCGAGACGGAGCGCCCGCGCAGCGAGCTCCACCACGTCTACCTGCGAGGGGCGCAGGCCCTGCGGTTGGACATCGCCCAGTAGCAGCGGAGAGCCGCCCACCAGTGCTCTACGCTGGGAGTGTCTGGCCACTGTGGGTAGATCGGGGAGGGACGGGCCCATGCTCAGGAACGCTGTGGTGCTCGGCACCGGCCTGATCGGAACGTCGATCGCCCTGGCACTTCGGGAGAACGGCGTCGAGGTGGCGCTGGCTGACCCGGACCCCGCGTCGTTGCGGATGGCACACGAGCTCGGAGCGGGGGAGGTACTCGGATCGGGGGCGCCGACACCCCCCGCTGACGTTGCCGTCATAGCGGCTCCGCCCTCAGCCGTTCCCACCGCCCTGCGGGAGGCCCAGGGGCGTGGCCTGGCTCAGGTGTACACCGACGCGGCCAGCGTCAAGGACAGTGTGGCTGTCCGTGCGGAACAGCACGGGTGTGACATGTCGACCTACGTGCCCGGGCACCCGATGGGAGGGCGGGAGAAGAACGGTCCCAGTGCCGCCCGTGCCGACCTTTTCCTGGGGCGGCCATGGGCGTTGTGCCCCACTGGTAAGGCTGATCCCGGCGCGGTCACGACAGTGACCGAGCTGGTCCGTGCGTGCGGGGCGGAACCGCACATGCTGACCGCTGCCGCGCACGACCGTGCTGTGGCCCTGGTGTCACACGCTCCCCACGTCGTCTCCTCAGCCGTGGCCGCACGGATGCTCACCGGGGAGGAGGAGGCGCTGGCGCTCGCCGGCCAGGGGGTGCGCGACGTTACACGGGTGGCGGGAGGGGACCCCGAGCTGTGGTGGGAGATCCTGCGGAACAACCCCCGACCGGTCGCCGCTGTGCTGGAGGAGACCGCCACGGACCTGGCACGGGCGGCTCGGGCCCTGAACGCCGCGGATCCGGACCGGGAGGCGGTGTGGGGGGTTCTCGAGCGTGGTGCGCGGGGACACGAGCGGATCCCGGGGAAACACGGTGTCCGACAGGAACCGGAGTACGCGGTGCTGCCCGTTGTGATCCCGGACGAGCCGAACGCTCTGGGGCGCCTGTTCGCCGCTGTCGGCGAGGTCGGCGTCAACGTGGAGGACGTCCGCATCGACCACTCCCCGGGACTGCCGGTGGGAGTGGCGCAGCTCTGGGTACTGGGGACGGAACTCCCACGGCTGTCCGAGGCGCTCGCCGCGCACGGGTGGTCCGTGCACGGGTGACCCGTGCACGCGGCACGGACCGCACGGGGAGTCTTCCGGGTAACCTAGCCTGGTGGAACAAGCGGATCTGTCGTGAGAGGGCCAACGTGAGAGCGCAGGGCAACACTGAGGGGATCGTTATCGCCATCGACGGCCCCTCCGGGTCGGGCAAGTCCAGCACGGCCAGGGGTGTTGCCCGGTCACGAGGGTTGCGGTACCTCGACACGGGGGCGATGTACCGGGCGGTCACCTGGTGGATGCTCGACAGGAACGTGGATGTCGGCGACACCGCAGCCGTGGCGGAACGGGCGTGGCTGCCGGAGCTCGACATGGGAACCGATCCGGCCTCGCCCGCGGTCCGGGTCGACGGTGCGGACGTGGCCCACGCGATCCGCAGCCCCGAGGTCACCGCCAGGGTGAGCGCCGTCAGTGCGGTTCCCGCGGTACGTGAACGGCTCGTTTCCCAACAGCGTGACCTCATCGCCGAGGCACAGCGTGCCGTTGGGGGTATCGTCGTCGAGGGGCGGGACATCACGACCGTCGTCGCGCCCGACGCCGCCGTCAAGATCTACCTGACCGCCAGCGCTGAGGCCCGGGCGCAGCGCCGGGGCAACGAGACCCAGGCGCAGGACCTCGCAGCGACCCAGGCGGAGCTCCTCCAACGTGACCTGCTCGACTCCAACCGGGCGGACTCCCCGCTGACCCGGACCGAGGACGCGTTGGAGCTGGAAACCAGCGGTTTCACCCTGGACGAGGTCATAGCGATCGTGGTCGGGCTGGCTGACGAGGCCACGGGGGAGCGGCAACACTCCTCCACCCTCTAGGCTGGCTCCAGTGGATGCCTCCCCGGACGGGTTCCGGTCGCGGAGGCGGATTCGTCGGGTCCGTGCGCCCGACAGTGAGAGAAAACGTACCTACCAGCCGGCCGTGTGCCGCTCCGGGAGGGGAGAACAAGCTTCCGGAGCGTGACCCGCGGGGCGCCGCAGGGGCGTCCGTGTGTTTCCACGGGTGACGGGTGTGGCACCGGCGGCGGTATTCCTGGCCCTACGGCACGCATCCTGGGCGCGTGGGGCCTCGTAACCGGGAGACGATTGACGTGAACGAGCAAACCGATGCTCCCGGCGGGGAAGACTCCTCCGCCACGGACATCAAACCTGTAGTCGCTGTTGTGGGCCGCCCCAATGTCGGGAAGTCGGCCCTGGTGAACCGGATCATCGGCCATCGTTCTGCGGTGGTGGAGGACACCCCCGGGGTGACGCGCGACCGAGTGGCGTACGACGCCCTGTGGCGGGGACGGGAGTTCGCCATCGTGGACACGGGCGGCTGGGACACGGGAGTGACCGGCTTGGCCGCCACGGTGGCCCAACAGGCTGAGTACGCCGCTGAGACCGCTGATGTCATCCTGTTCGTGGTGGACGCCACGGTGGGGATCACCGACGCCGACGCGGCCGTCACACGAGTGCTCCGGGCCACCCACAAGCCGGTCGTGCTGGCGGCGAACAAAGTCGACGGAGGGATGCAGGAGCCGGACGCGCTGGCGTTGTGGAACCTCGGCATCGGTCAGCCCTACCCGACCAGTGCCCTGCACGGCCGCGGCTCCGGAGACCTGCTCGACGCCGTCGTCGACCAGTTCCCGCCGGAGGCGGCCTCCGAGGCGAGCGGGGAGGACCGGCCGAGGCGGATCGCATTGCTGGGGCGGCCCAACGTCGGCAAGTCCAGCCTGCTCAATCGGATCGCCGGTGAGGAACGGGTCGTGGTCGACCCCATGGCCGGGACAACCCGGGACGCGGTGGACGAGCTCGTCGAGCTGGGGGGAAAGACGTGGCAGTTCATCGACACGGCGGGGATCCGGCGCCGGTTCCGAGCCCTGCAGGGCGCCGACTATTACGCGACG is part of the Haloactinospora alba genome and encodes:
- a CDS encoding CTP synthase produces the protein MASAASTKHLFVTGGVVSSLGKGLTASSLGRLLKSRGLSVTMQKLDPYLNVDPGTMNPFQHGEVFITEDGAETDLDIGHYERFLDTELSASANVTTGQIYSSVIAKERQGAYLGDTVQVIPHITNEIKSRIYAMETADVDVVITEIGGTVGDIESQPFLEAVRQIRHEIGRDNCFFLHVSLLPFLGPSGELKTKPTQHSVAALRSIGIQPDAIVCRTDRVISQSMKDKISLMCDVEEAGVVSMPDAPSIYDIPKMVHREGLDAFVVRRLGMAFRDVDWSEWDGLLRRVHQPEHEVTIALVGKYVDLPDAYLSVSEALRAGGFERSARINIRWVASDDCATEASAARELSGADGVLIPGGFGVRGIEGKLGAIRFARENRIPLLGICLGLQCAVIEYARHVVGLADANSAEFDDKAHDQVIATMADQMDVMSGDREMGGTMRLGRYVAELAEGSIVREAYGQAEAAERHRHRYEVNNSYRGQLEDNGLVCSGVSPDGTLVEYVELPRSQHPFFVATQAHPELRSRPTRAHPLFAGLVSAALANAGVEAGA
- a CDS encoding ParA family protein — protein: MSWSENDGARTAENAGATHKETANGPASDPWGQPRDTGATLHTNKATHDGFPEPDPLEEHGPARIVALCNQKGGVGKTTTTINLGAAIAEYGRRVLLVDFDPQGALSVGLGRLDPRELDLTVYNLLMQRDVTVEDVLIKTDVEGLDLIPSNIDLSAAEVQLVGEVAREQMLARALRPVADYYDVILIDCQPSLGLLTVNALTASDGVMVPLECEFFALRGVALLMDTIQKVQERLNERLVIDGFLGTMYDPRTLHAREVLSTIIDGFGEKVYDTVINRTVRFPDATVAGEPITRFDTSSTGASSYRELAREVLDRWPTVQGNTRA
- a CDS encoding NUDIX domain-containing protein, which gives rise to MGDDRERVADHRAPKESERSSTVFQGAKTAMRVDWLRMPGTDGEEVVPREYMEHPGASAALALDTDNRVLLLNQYRHATGHWLWELPAGVRDQEGEPPVRTAQRELSEEAGYRAEHWHQLADFFPSAGFSTERIHVFLARGLTELTEAEIGFERVHEEADMPMAWLPLEEARTAVLQGRLRNGATVIGILAAAAAAGDGFASLLPATEEVFAQ
- a CDS encoding pseudouridine synthase, whose amino-acid sequence is MSRPRNNPNSRGGRDDGQGGPRGGQKRPPHRDTRASNERAQQQRGNPSGNNASRSSSGGPKAHGNRGGSGGRESELSVAARQRLEALRSEHDPSDDDKPDADRDTYVDVPGGIRLQKALAQAGVASRRASEDMIASGRVAVDGHTVRRFGARVDPQSSEIRVDGMLVATAPDLLYYALHKPRGVISTMWDPHGRPTLADYTESEERLFHVGRLDTDTEGLILLTNDGELTNRLTHPSYEISKTYLAKVPGPVPNRVVKQIRKGVELDDGWVKVDSFRALDNLEPTALVEVRLHEGRKHIVRRLLKAVGHPVSELARTEIGPIGLNALKPGTSRALTAKEISELYTAAGM
- the aroH gene encoding chorismate mutase, which gives rise to MAVRAIRGAVQVERDERELVLEATTELVSEVLRRNELDSDGVISVLFTATPDLTSEFPALAARKLGLTDVPLTCAVEIGVPGSLPRVVRLMAHIETERPRSELHHVYLRGAQALRLDIAQ
- a CDS encoding segregation and condensation protein A, translating into MSLEDDTPEGAGGFQVHLENFEGPFDLLLGLISKHKLDITEVSLSKVTDEFIAYITEYGEQWDLDQASHFLVVAATLLDLKAARLLPRGEIEDEGDLELLEARDLLFARLLQYRAYKQVSALLSTYMATQGRRFPRVVPLEPQFAGLRPDVLIKLDPQEFAALAARTLTPTEPPGVSVSHLYQPHTSVREQGAVVVDALRRGERLTFTELTADCAGTFEVVARFLALLELFRSGNVEFEQAEPLAELVVTWTGTREGEITVDDEYEQAQQQNEVEESA
- a CDS encoding hydroxymethylglutaryl-CoA lyase, with the translated sequence MDAVVRERADVDIVEVGPRDGLQNEDTLLSVAQKVELIERAVAAGARRIEAVSFVNPRLVPQMAGAEEVMAGVPRDVGASYIGLVLNRKGLERALAAGVDEINVVIPASDEFCQRNQGCSVADMLSVYEGIAADTVGTGITVSVTVSTAFGCPFEGDIPPERVVDIARRAAEAGADEIALADTIGVGVPRQVADLVPRVRSVAPAATLRCHFHNTRNTGYANALAAHEYGVTVLDASVGGFGGCPFAPAATGNIATEDLAYMLRRSGARTGADVGELARTGEWLGAALGMQPPALLGRAGDFPT
- a CDS encoding site-specific tyrosine recombinase XerD; translated protein: MATSESGTPADAEPESRLTAEARGYLDHLAVERGLAANTMESYRRDIRRYLEFLSGMGRASLADVSEADVTAFVRELREGDATRPALGTTSTSRAVVAVRGLHRFAFREGMAARDPACEVRPPAPSQRLPKAVPLETVESLLTAADATPFPRSLRDRALLELLYGTGARISEATGLDVDDVDETYQPDGTGDGEGRMGVIRFRGKGGRERIVPIGRFAREAVDAYLVRARPKLAASGRGSSALFLNARGGRLTRQGAWTVLRAAAEQAGVSGVSPHTLRHSFATHLLDGGADIRVVQELLGHASVTTTQVYTLVTIDRLREVYAVSHPRAHTPW
- the scpB gene encoding SMC-Scp complex subunit ScpB, with amino-acid sequence MSPPGETATQRDDDRVGNTTLRRDAEAVLMVVDQPVTEYDLARAFGVSVAAVTRTLVELSEEYSAQGRGFDLRQVAEGWRIYTRPECADVVERFLTEGHEVRLSQAALETMAVVAYRQPVSRGRVSAVRGVNCDGVMRTLVVRGMIEEAGQDPESGAALYRTTNYFLERLGLRSLDELPDLAPFLPDDIEGIDDTGEQTT